A single Natrinema pellirubrum DSM 15624 DNA region contains:
- a CDS encoding ATP synthase subunit A, with protein MSQAEQTETVDEDGVIESVSGPVVTATDLDARMNDVVYVGDEGLMGEVIEIEGNLTTIQVYEETSGVGPGEPVENTGEPLSVDLGPGMMDSIYDGVQRPLDVLEDKMGTAFLDRGVDAPGIDLEKEWEFEPTVEAGDAVEPGDVVGVVEETVTIDHKVMVPPDYEGGEVTSVESGEFTVEETVVELDNGEEIQMHQEWPVREARPAGEKETPTEPLVTGQRVQDGLFPLAKGGTAAIPGPFGSGKTVTQQQLAKWSDADIVVYIGCGERGNEMTEVIEDFPELPDPQTGNPLMARTCLIANTSNMPVAARESCIYTGITIAEYYRDMGYDVALMADSTSRWAEAMREISSRLEEMPGEEGYPAYLAAALSEFYERAGKFQLMNGGEGSISVVGAVSPPGGDFSEPVTQNTLRIVKTFWALDADLAERRHFPSINWNESYSLYKDQLDPWWTDNVAGDWAETRQWAVDVLDEEDELQEIVQLVGKDALPEDQQLTLEVARYLREAWLQQNALHDVDTYCEPEKTYRMLGAIQTFNDEAFEALDAGVPPEEITDVDAAPKLNRMGTAEEWEEFIDEIENDLKEQLRTLY; from the coding sequence ATGAGCCAGGCAGAACAAACCGAGACCGTCGACGAAGACGGTGTAATCGAAAGCGTGAGCGGTCCCGTCGTGACCGCCACGGACCTCGACGCCCGGATGAACGACGTCGTCTACGTCGGCGACGAAGGACTGATGGGCGAGGTCATCGAGATCGAAGGGAACCTGACCACGATTCAGGTCTACGAGGAAACCTCCGGCGTCGGCCCGGGCGAACCCGTCGAGAACACGGGCGAACCCCTGAGCGTCGACCTCGGACCCGGTATGATGGACTCCATCTACGACGGCGTCCAGCGTCCGCTGGACGTCCTCGAGGACAAGATGGGGACCGCGTTCCTCGACCGTGGGGTCGACGCCCCCGGTATCGACCTCGAGAAGGAGTGGGAGTTCGAACCCACCGTCGAAGCGGGCGACGCGGTCGAGCCCGGCGACGTCGTCGGGGTCGTCGAGGAAACGGTCACCATCGACCACAAGGTCATGGTGCCGCCGGACTACGAGGGCGGCGAAGTCACGTCTGTCGAGAGCGGCGAGTTCACGGTCGAGGAGACCGTCGTCGAACTCGACAACGGCGAAGAGATCCAGATGCACCAGGAGTGGCCGGTTCGTGAAGCCCGGCCCGCCGGTGAGAAGGAGACGCCGACCGAGCCGCTGGTGACCGGCCAGCGCGTCCAGGACGGCCTGTTCCCGCTCGCGAAAGGCGGGACGGCGGCGATTCCGGGCCCATTCGGCTCCGGGAAGACCGTCACCCAGCAGCAACTCGCCAAGTGGTCCGACGCGGACATCGTCGTCTACATCGGCTGTGGCGAACGGGGCAACGAGATGACCGAGGTCATCGAGGACTTCCCGGAACTGCCGGACCCACAGACCGGGAACCCGCTGATGGCCCGGACCTGCCTCATCGCCAACACGTCGAACATGCCCGTCGCAGCCCGGGAATCCTGCATTTACACGGGGATCACGATCGCGGAGTATTACCGCGACATGGGCTACGACGTCGCGCTGATGGCCGACTCCACCTCGCGGTGGGCCGAGGCCATGCGGGAGATCTCGAGCCGACTCGAGGAGATGCCCGGCGAAGAGGGCTATCCCGCGTATCTGGCCGCTGCGCTCTCGGAGTTCTACGAGCGCGCCGGCAAGTTCCAGCTGATGAACGGCGGCGAGGGATCGATCTCGGTCGTCGGGGCGGTCTCGCCGCCGGGCGGTGACTTCTCCGAACCGGTCACCCAGAACACGCTGCGTATCGTCAAGACGTTCTGGGCACTGGACGCCGACCTCGCGGAACGTCGGCACTTCCCCTCGATCAACTGGAACGAGTCCTACTCGCTGTACAAGGACCAGCTCGACCCGTGGTGGACGGACAACGTCGCCGGTGACTGGGCGGAAACCCGCCAGTGGGCCGTCGACGTCCTCGACGAGGAAGACGAACTCCAAGAGATCGTCCAGCTCGTCGGCAAGGACGCGCTGCCGGAGGACCAGCAGCTGACCCTCGAGGTCGCCCGCTACCTGCGTGAGGCGTGGCTCCAGCAGAACGCCCTGCACGACGTGGACACCTACTGCGAACCCGAGAAGACCTACCGGATGCTCGGCGCGATCCAGACGTTCAACGACGAGGCCTTCGAGGCGCTCGACGCTGGCGTGCCGCCGGAAGAGATCACGGACGTCGACGCCGCGCCGAAGCTCAACCGGATGGGCACGGCCGAGGAGTGGGAGGAGTTCATCGACGAGATCGAGAACGACCTCAAAGAACAACTACGAACACTGTACTAA
- a CDS encoding V-type ATP synthase subunit F: MSQEIAVVGSPEFTTGFRLAGVRRFENVPDDEKDERLDDAATAALEDEGVGIVVMHDDDLEYLSRNVRQEVETSVEPVVVTIGSGTGGGGLRDQIKRAIGIDLMDEDEDS; this comes from the coding sequence ATGAGCCAGGAGATCGCAGTCGTCGGCAGCCCGGAGTTCACGACCGGCTTCCGCCTCGCGGGCGTCCGCCGGTTCGAGAACGTCCCGGACGACGAGAAAGACGAGCGACTCGACGACGCTGCAACGGCAGCCCTCGAGGACGAGGGCGTCGGCATCGTCGTCATGCACGACGACGACCTCGAGTACCTGTCGCGCAACGTACGCCAGGAAGTCGAGACGAGCGTCGAGCCGGTCGTCGTCACCATCGGCAGCGGCACCGGTGGCGGCGGGCTGCGCGACCAGATCAAGCGTGCGATCGGTATCGACCTGATGGACGAGGACGAAGACAGCTAA